The Halobaculum magnesiiphilum genome contains the following window.
TACCCCTTCGGGAAGCGGCACGCCGGGGCCGCGCCGGCACACGGGGGGTTCGGCGGCCCCCGACGGGCCACGCGGCTTGAAGTCGCGCCGGCCCGACCCCGGACCATGAACGACGAGGGACGCGCCGCGGCGGCCGACCTGATCCGGCGAACGATGCGGCGCGACCGGCTCCCCGGCGTCAGCGTCGCCGTCGTCGACCGCGACGGCGTCCGCTACGCCGAGGGGTTCGGCGCCCGCGACCTGGCGGGGAACCGCCCGGCGACGCCGGAGACGCTGTACGGCGTCGGATCCGTCACCAAGTCGGTGACGGCGCTGGCGATCGCGCAACTGGCCGAGGCGGGGATGCTCGACTTCGACGACCCGGTCTCGGACCACCTCGACGTGGACCTCGGCGACGACCCCGACGACCCGATCCGGCTGCGGCACCTCCTGTCGCACGCCTCCGGGGTCCCGTCGCTGGCGACGAGCGAGGCGCTCATCGGCCGCCGGCTCCGCCGCGACACCGACACCCTCCCGCTGTCGACGGAGGCGGACTTCCGGGCGCACGTCGAGGGCGCCGTCGGCGGCGACGGTCGCGGCGGAGACGGTCGCGGCAGCGACACCGGCGGCGACGACACCGACGGCGCGGGTTCGGTCGGCGGCGGTTCAGTCGGCGGCGACGCGGCCGGCGGCCCGACGACCGCGGGCACCGAACACGTCGGCGCGCCCGGCGAGCGGTTCGCCTACAGCAACGAGGGGTACGTTCTCCTGGGCGACGTGATTGAGGCGTGTACCGGCCGCCCGTACGATCGCTACGTCGCCGAGCACGCCCTCGACCCGCTCGGGCTCGACCGCGCCACCTTCGACGACACGGCGTTCGCGATGGACGACGACCACGCCACCATGTACCTGCGCGAGGACCGGGGGTCCGGTCCCGCCGCCGCCCACGCCCGCGGCGGGCCCGCGGGCGACGCCGGAGGACGGGACGACCTCGTGGCGGCGTCGGTTCCCGTCCGCGAGCTGTCGCGGCCGGCGGGCGGGCTGTTCGCCTCGGTCGAAGGGCTCGGGCGGTACGCCCGGCTGCTGTTGAATGACGGGAGCCTCGACGGCCGGGAGGTCGTCTCGCCCGAGTCGGTCGCGGCGCTCACCGAGGGGCGCGTCGACACGCCCGGCGGCCCGTACGGCTTCGGGTGGCGGACCCGCGAGTCGTGCGGCCGGGAGCTCGTCGGCCACTCCGGGTCCATCGCCGTCTCGACGGCGTACGTCGGATTCAGCCCCGAGGCGGGGATCGGCGTCGCCGTCGCCGCGAACGCCGCGCCGGGCTACCCGCTGGTCCGGCTCGGGGAAGGGGTGTTCGCGTGCGCGCTCGGGGAGGAGCCGTCGGAGGCGGTCCCGTTCTTCGAGCGCCGCCGGCGCTTCGACCGGCTGGCCGGCGAGTACGCCTCGTATCGTGGTGTGAAGCGTGCGATCGTCACCCGCGACGGCGGCGGCCTGCGGCTCGAATTGGCCGGCCCGCTCGGCGGCGAGTCGCTGCCGTTGACCGAAGCCGCCGGCGACGACCCGCACGCGTTCACGACGTCCAACGAGGCGGGCGAGCGGGTGCCCGTGGAGTTCCGCGTCGGCGACGAGGACGGCGGCGGGGACGACAGAGCCGGAGGCGACGCCGGCGCAGCATCGGACGGCGGTCGGGGCGTCGACCTGTTGTACGACCGC
Protein-coding sequences here:
- a CDS encoding serine hydrolase — protein: MNDEGRAAAADLIRRTMRRDRLPGVSVAVVDRDGVRYAEGFGARDLAGNRPATPETLYGVGSVTKSVTALAIAQLAEAGMLDFDDPVSDHLDVDLGDDPDDPIRLRHLLSHASGVPSLATSEALIGRRLRRDTDTLPLSTEADFRAHVEGAVGGDGRGGDGRGSDTGGDDTDGAGSVGGGSVGGDAAGGPTTAGTEHVGAPGERFAYSNEGYVLLGDVIEACTGRPYDRYVAEHALDPLGLDRATFDDTAFAMDDDHATMYLREDRGSGPAAAHARGGPAGDAGGRDDLVAASVPVRELSRPAGGLFASVEGLGRYARLLLNDGSLDGREVVSPESVAALTEGRVDTPGGPYGFGWRTRESCGRELVGHSGSIAVSTAYVGFSPEAGIGVAVAANAAPGYPLVRLGEGVFACALGEEPSEAVPFFERRRRFDRLAGEYASYRGVKRAIVTRDGGGLRLELAGPLGGESLPLTEAAGDDPHAFTTSNEAGERVPVEFRVGDEDGGGDDRAGGDAGAASDGGRGVDLLYDRWHLHKVADDPEASL